From one Accipiter gentilis chromosome 3, bAccGen1.1, whole genome shotgun sequence genomic stretch:
- the HAND2 gene encoding heart- and neural crest derivatives-expressed protein 2, which produces MSLVGGFPHHPVVHHEGYPFAAAAAAAAAAATRCGHEENPYFHGWLISSHPEMSPPDYSMALSYSPEYANGAPGMDHSHYGGVPPGNGPPGLGGPRPVKRRGTANRKERRRTQSINSAFAELRECIPNVPADTKLSKIKTLRLATSYIAYLMDLLAKDDQNGEAEAFKAEIKKTDVKEEKRKKELNEILKSTVSSNDKKTKGRTGWPQHVWALELKQ; this is translated from the exons ATGAGTCTAGTGGGCGGCTTCCCCCACCACCCGGTGGTGCACCATGAGGGCTACCctttcgccgccgccgccgccgccgccgccgccgccgccacccgctGCGGCCACGAGGAGAACCCCTACTTCCACGGCTGGCTCATCAGCAGCCACCCGGAGATGTCCCCCCCCGACTACAGCATGGCTCTGTCCTACAGCCCCGAGTACGCCAACGGGGCGCCGGGCATGGACCACTCCCATTACGGGGGGGTGCCGCCCGGGAACGGCCCGCCCGGGCTCGGGGGGCCCCGGCCGGTGAAGCGCAGGGGCACGGCGAACCGCAAGGAGCGGCGCAGGACTCAGAGCATCAACAGCGCCTTCGCGGAGCTGCGGGAGTGCATCCCCAACGTGCCCGCCGACACCAAGCTCTCCAAGATCAAAACCCTCCGCCTGGCCACCAGCTACATCGCCTACCTCATGGACCTGCTGGCCAAGGACGACCAGAACGGGGAGGCGGAGGCCTTCAAGGCAGAGATCAAGAAGACAGACgtgaaggaggagaagaggaagaaagagctg AACGAAATCTTGAAAAGCACAGTTAGCAGCAACGATAAGAAAACCAAAGGGAGGACTGGCTGGCCGCAGCATGTCTGGGCTTTGGAGCTCAAGCAGTGA